The proteins below are encoded in one region of Pseudomonas putida NBRC 14164:
- a CDS encoding adenine phosphoribosyltransferase encodes MHSDAFDLKALIRPVVDFPKPGVIFRDITPLFQSPRGLRYVADQFIERYVEAEFSHIGAMDARGFLIGSIIAHQLNKPLILFRKQGKLPADVLSEGYQTEYGEAFLEVHADSLCEGDSVLIFDDLIATGGTLLAAANLVRRTGAQVFEAAAIIDLPELDGSRRLQAAGVPTFCLTEFTLSEY; translated from the coding sequence ATGCACAGCGACGCCTTCGACCTCAAAGCCCTGATCCGCCCGGTAGTGGACTTCCCCAAACCGGGCGTGATCTTCCGCGACATCACCCCGCTGTTCCAATCGCCGCGCGGGCTGCGCTATGTGGCCGACCAGTTCATCGAGCGCTACGTCGAAGCTGAGTTCAGCCACATTGGTGCCATGGACGCGCGGGGCTTTTTGATTGGCTCGATCATCGCCCACCAGCTGAACAAGCCGCTGATCCTGTTCCGCAAGCAGGGCAAGCTGCCGGCTGACGTGCTGAGCGAGGGTTACCAGACCGAATACGGCGAAGCCTTCCTGGAAGTGCATGCCGACAGCCTGTGCGAAGGCGATTCGGTGCTGATCTTCGATGACCTGATTGCTACGGGCGGTACGCTGCTGGCGGCGGCCAACCTGGTGCGCCGCACCGGGGCGCAGGTGTTCGAAGCGGCAGCGATCATTGATCTGCCGGAGCTGGACGGGTCGCGCCGGCTACAGGCCGCGGGCGTGCCAACCTTCTGCCTGACCGAGTTTACCCTCAGCGAATACTGA
- the fnrA gene encoding Crp/Fnr family transcriptional regulator FnrA, with amino-acid sequence MSEPVKLRPHNQAHCKDCSLAPLCLPLSLNLEDMDALDEIVKRGRPLKKGEFLFRQGDNFGSVYAVRSGALKTFSLSDSGEEQITGFHLPSELVGLSGMDTEAYPVSAQAQETTSVCEIPFERLDELSVQLPQLRRQLMRVMSREIRDDQQMMLLLSKKTADERIATFLVNLSARFRARGYSANQFRLSMSRNEIGNYLGLAVETVSRVFTRFQQNGLLRAEGKEVHILDPIQLCALAGGAIEA; translated from the coding sequence ATGTCCGAGCCAGTCAAACTGCGCCCACACAACCAGGCCCATTGCAAGGATTGCAGCCTGGCCCCCCTGTGCCTGCCTCTTTCGCTGAACCTGGAAGACATGGATGCACTGGATGAAATCGTCAAGCGTGGCCGGCCGCTGAAGAAAGGCGAGTTCCTGTTCCGCCAAGGTGACAATTTCGGCTCGGTCTACGCCGTACGTTCCGGTGCCCTGAAAACCTTCAGCCTCAGCGACAGCGGCGAAGAGCAGATCACCGGCTTCCACCTGCCCAGCGAGCTGGTCGGCCTGTCGGGCATGGACACTGAAGCTTACCCGGTGTCGGCCCAGGCCCAGGAAACCACGTCGGTGTGCGAAATCCCCTTCGAGCGGCTTGACGAGCTGTCGGTACAACTGCCGCAGCTACGTCGCCAGCTGATGCGGGTGATGAGCCGGGAAATCCGCGACGACCAGCAAATGATGCTGCTGCTGTCGAAGAAGACTGCCGACGAGCGCATTGCCACCTTCCTGGTCAACCTGTCGGCGCGCTTCCGCGCCCGCGGCTATTCGGCCAACCAGTTCCGCCTGAGCATGTCGCGCAACGAAATCGGCAACTACCTGGGCCTGGCAGTGGAAACCGTGTCGCGGGTGTTCACCCGCTTCCAGCAGAACGGCCTGCTGCGCGCCGAAGGCAAGGAAGTGCACATCCTTGACCCGATCCAGCTGTGCGCGCTGGCCGGTGGCGCAATCGAAGCCTGA
- the hemN gene encoding oxygen-independent coproporphyrinogen III oxidase yields the protein MLDDLRWDTDLIRRYDLAGPRYTSYPTAVQLHSEVGSFDLLHALRESRRAVRPLSLYVHVPFCANICYYCACNKVITKDRARAAPYLQRLEQEIQLIACHLGPKQRVEQLHFGGGTPTFLSHVELRQLMATLRQHFHLLDDDSGDYGIEIDPREADWSTMGLLRELGFNRVSLGVQDLDPAVQRAVNRLQSLEQTRTLIEAARTLQFRSVNLDLIYGLPKQTPEGFARTVEEVIRLQPDRLSVFNYAHLPERFMPQRRIDNNDLPSPAAKLEMLHATIDQLTAAGYRYIGMDHFALPDDELAVAQEEGTLQRNFQGYTTHGHCDLIGLGVSAISQIGDLYCQNSSDLNTYQESLSNAQLATQRGLLCNHDDRLRRAVIQQLICHFELDFEPIEQAFTIDFRGYFNDLWPELLTLQRDGLISLDAKGIRILPAGRLLARSVCMVFDAYLAMHNRQRFSRVI from the coding sequence ATGCTCGACGACCTTCGTTGGGATACCGACCTGATCCGCCGCTACGATCTGGCCGGGCCACGCTACACCTCCTACCCGACCGCCGTGCAACTGCACAGCGAGGTGGGCTCGTTCGACCTGCTCCACGCCCTGCGCGAGAGCCGTCGTGCCGTGCGCCCGCTGTCGTTGTACGTGCACGTGCCGTTTTGCGCCAACATCTGCTACTACTGCGCCTGCAACAAGGTCATCACCAAGGACCGTGCCCGCGCCGCGCCCTACCTGCAGCGCCTGGAGCAGGAAATCCAGCTGATCGCCTGCCACCTGGGGCCCAAGCAACGGGTTGAACAGCTGCATTTCGGCGGCGGCACGCCGACCTTCCTCAGCCATGTGGAACTGCGCCAGCTGATGGCCACCCTGCGCCAGCATTTCCACCTGCTGGACGATGACTCCGGCGACTACGGCATCGAGATCGACCCCCGCGAGGCTGACTGGTCCACCATGGGCCTGCTCCGTGAGCTGGGTTTCAACCGCGTCAGCCTGGGCGTGCAGGACCTCGACCCGGCCGTGCAGCGTGCGGTCAACCGCCTGCAGAGCCTGGAACAGACCCGCACACTGATCGAAGCTGCGCGCACTCTGCAGTTCCGCTCGGTCAACCTGGACCTGATCTACGGCCTGCCCAAGCAAACCCCGGAAGGCTTTGCGCGCACCGTCGAAGAAGTGATCCGCCTGCAGCCCGACCGCCTGTCGGTGTTCAACTACGCCCACCTGCCCGAGCGCTTCATGCCCCAGCGGCGCATCGACAACAACGATCTGCCCAGCCCGGCCGCCAAGCTGGAGATGCTGCACGCTACCATCGACCAGTTGACCGCCGCCGGCTACCGCTACATCGGCATGGACCACTTCGCCCTGCCCGACGACGAACTGGCCGTCGCCCAGGAAGAAGGCACCCTGCAGCGTAACTTCCAGGGCTACACCACGCACGGGCACTGCGACCTGATTGGCCTTGGGGTGTCGGCTATCAGCCAGATCGGTGACCTGTACTGCCAGAACAGCAGCGACCTCAATACCTACCAGGAGAGCCTGTCCAACGCCCAGCTGGCCACCCAACGCGGCCTGCTGTGCAACCACGACGACCGCCTACGGCGGGCGGTGATCCAGCAGCTGATCTGCCACTTCGAGCTGGACTTCGAACCGATCGAGCAGGCCTTCACCATCGATTTTCGCGGTTACTTCAACGACCTCTGGCCGGAGCTGCTGACCTTGCAGCGCGACGGCCTGATCAGCCTGGATGCCAAGGGCATCCGCATCCTGCCGGCCGGCCGCCTGCTGGCGCGCTCGGTGTGCATGGTGTTCGACGCCTACTTGGCGATGCACAACCGCCAGCGCTTCTCGCGGGTTATCTGA
- a CDS encoding sulfite exporter TauE/SafE family protein, which produces MPDLLPLLGSALVLGLLGGGHCLGMCGGLMGALTLAIPPEQRGRRLRLLLAYNLGRILSYASAGLLLGLAGWAVASSPAALALRVVAALLLIAMGLYLAGWWSGLTRIEALGRGLWRHIQPLASRLLPVSSLPRALLLGALWGWLPCGLVYSTLLWAASQGNAGYSAALMLAFGLGTWPVLLATGLAAERVNALLRRRSVRVAGGVLVMLFGIWTMPGPHQHWLMGH; this is translated from the coding sequence GTGCCTGACCTGCTTCCCCTGCTTGGCTCGGCACTGGTCCTTGGCCTGCTTGGCGGCGGCCACTGCCTGGGCATGTGCGGCGGCCTGATGGGCGCGCTGACCCTGGCCATCCCGCCAGAGCAGCGCGGCCGGCGCTTGCGCCTGCTGCTGGCGTACAACCTTGGGCGCATTCTCAGTTATGCCAGCGCCGGCCTGTTGCTGGGCCTGGCCGGCTGGGCCGTGGCCAGCAGCCCGGCAGCATTGGCGCTGCGGGTGGTGGCTGCACTGCTGTTGATCGCCATGGGGCTGTACCTGGCCGGCTGGTGGAGCGGCCTGACCCGTATCGAAGCCTTGGGGCGCGGGCTGTGGCGGCATATCCAGCCGCTGGCGTCGCGCTTGCTGCCGGTGTCCAGCCTGCCCCGGGCATTGCTGCTGGGCGCCCTGTGGGGCTGGCTGCCCTGCGGGTTGGTGTACAGCACCCTGCTTTGGGCAGCCAGCCAAGGCAACGCCGGGTACAGCGCGGCGTTGATGCTCGCGTTCGGGCTTGGAACCTGGCCGGTATTGCTGGCCACCGGGCTGGCGGCCGAACGGGTAAACGCCCTGTTGCGGCGACGGAGTGTGCGGGTGGCGGGCGGTGTGCTGGTGATGCTATTCGGTATCTGGACCATGCCGGGCCCACACCAGCACTGGTTGATGGGGCATTGA
- the ccoS gene encoding cbb3-type cytochrome oxidase assembly protein CcoS, producing MPALYVMIPAALLLVGVAVYIFFWAVDSGQYDDLEGPAHSILFDDQDPRHQAAVKPDDTPADADKEPPPRA from the coding sequence ATGCCCGCCCTCTATGTCATGATCCCCGCAGCCCTGCTGCTGGTCGGCGTGGCCGTGTACATCTTCTTCTGGGCGGTGGACAGCGGACAGTACGACGACCTCGAAGGCCCGGCCCACAGCATTCTGTTCGACGACCAGGACCCGCGCCACCAGGCTGCGGTGAAGCCTGACGACACCCCGGCCGACGCCGACAAGGAACCACCACCCCGTGCCTGA
- a CDS encoding heavy metal translocating P-type ATPase, with amino-acid sequence MTQPTPCYHCALPVPAGSRFNAVVLGEPRQFCCPGCQAVAESIVAGGLEHYYQHRSDNSANPEALPRQLQDELALYDRSDVQQTFVRHQGELAETTLLVEGISCAACGWLIEKHLRNLPGVAEARLNLSNHRLLLSWDDKQLPLSHLLAELRQIGYAAHPYQPDKAAEQLAQENRSALRRLGVAGLLWFQAMMATMATWPEFNIDLSPELHTILRWVALFLTIPIVFYSCAPFFKGAARDLRTRHLTMDVSVSLAIALAFGAGIWTAITGSGELYFDTVGMFALFLLTGRYLERRARERTAAATAQLVNLLPASCLRLDALGRSERILLSELHCGDTVQVLPGAVIPADGRIVEGRSSIDESLLTGEYLPQPRRVGERVTGGTLNVESTLNVEVEALGHDSRLSAIVRLLERAQTEKPRLAEIADRASQWFLLFSLVAAVAIGLWWWYLDPARAFWIVLAMLVATCPCALSLATPTALTAATGTLHKLGLLITRGHVLEGLNQIDTVIFDKTGTLTEGRLTLRSIRPLGSVPADRCLALAAALENRSEHPIARAFGRNAIPADDVQTVPGLGLEGLVDGQRLRIGQATFVCALSGAEIPGVPEPRGQWLLLGDRQGPLAWFGLDDRLREEAPALLAACKARGWRTLLLSGDSSPMVAEVAAQLGIDQAIGGLRPDDKLDRLKALQAAGRKVLMLGDGVNDVPVLAAADISIAMGSATDLAKTSADAVLLSNRLQALVQAFDLARRTRRNILENLLWATLYNGLMLPFAALGWITPVWAAIGMSVSSLIVVLNALRLTRMPLVSGLPKTEAPLPGRKSPCPPSMS; translated from the coding sequence ATGACCCAGCCCACCCCCTGCTACCACTGCGCCCTGCCCGTCCCCGCCGGCAGCCGCTTTAACGCCGTGGTCCTCGGCGAGCCCCGGCAGTTCTGCTGCCCCGGCTGCCAGGCGGTGGCCGAGTCGATCGTCGCCGGTGGCCTGGAGCACTACTACCAGCACCGCAGTGACAACAGCGCCAACCCCGAGGCCCTGCCCAGGCAGTTGCAAGACGAACTGGCCCTGTACGACCGCAGCGACGTGCAGCAAACCTTCGTCCGCCACCAGGGCGAGCTGGCCGAAACTACCCTGCTGGTCGAAGGCATCAGCTGCGCCGCCTGCGGCTGGCTGATCGAGAAGCACCTGCGCAACCTGCCCGGCGTCGCCGAGGCGCGCCTTAACCTGTCCAACCACCGCCTGCTGCTGAGCTGGGACGACAAGCAACTGCCGCTGTCACACCTGCTCGCCGAGTTGCGCCAGATCGGTTACGCCGCCCACCCCTACCAGCCCGACAAGGCCGCCGAGCAACTGGCCCAAGAGAACCGTAGCGCTTTGCGCCGCCTGGGCGTGGCCGGGCTGCTGTGGTTCCAGGCGATGATGGCGACCATGGCCACCTGGCCGGAATTCAACATCGACCTGTCACCCGAACTGCACACCATCCTGCGCTGGGTGGCCCTGTTCCTGACCATCCCCATCGTCTTCTACAGCTGCGCGCCGTTCTTCAAAGGCGCAGCACGCGACCTGCGCACACGCCACCTGACCATGGACGTTTCGGTGTCGCTGGCCATCGCCCTGGCTTTCGGCGCCGGCATCTGGACCGCGATCACCGGCAGCGGTGAGCTGTATTTCGACACCGTGGGCATGTTCGCCCTGTTCCTGCTCACCGGCCGCTACCTGGAGCGCCGTGCCCGCGAACGCACGGCTGCGGCCACCGCGCAGCTGGTCAACCTGCTGCCGGCCTCGTGCCTGCGCCTGGACGCCCTTGGCCGCAGCGAGCGCATTCTGCTCAGCGAGCTGCACTGCGGTGACACGGTGCAGGTGCTGCCCGGCGCGGTTATCCCCGCCGACGGGCGCATCGTCGAAGGCCGCTCCAGCATCGACGAGTCGCTGCTGACCGGCGAATACCTGCCGCAACCGCGCCGCGTGGGCGAGCGGGTCACCGGCGGTACGCTGAATGTCGAAAGCACCCTGAACGTGGAAGTCGAAGCCCTCGGCCACGATTCGCGGCTCTCGGCCATCGTCCGCCTGCTGGAACGCGCCCAGACCGAAAAACCGCGCCTGGCCGAAATCGCCGACCGGGCCTCGCAGTGGTTTCTGCTGTTCTCGCTGGTGGCTGCCGTGGCCATCGGCCTGTGGTGGTGGTACCTGGACCCTGCACGGGCGTTCTGGATCGTGCTGGCCATGCTGGTAGCCACCTGCCCCTGCGCGCTGTCCCTGGCCACGCCTACGGCACTGACTGCCGCCACCGGCACCCTGCACAAGCTGGGCCTGCTGATAACCCGCGGCCATGTCCTCGAAGGCCTCAACCAGATCGACACCGTAATCTTCGACAAAACCGGCACATTGACCGAAGGCCGCCTGACTTTGCGCAGCATCCGCCCGCTCGGCAGCGTACCCGCTGACCGCTGCCTGGCCCTGGCCGCCGCCCTGGAAAACCGCTCCGAACACCCCATCGCCCGCGCATTCGGCCGTAACGCGATACCCGCCGACGATGTACAGACCGTGCCAGGCCTGGGCCTGGAAGGACTGGTCGACGGCCAACGCCTGCGTATCGGCCAGGCCACCTTCGTCTGCGCCCTGAGCGGTGCGGAAATCCCCGGCGTGCCAGAGCCCCGCGGCCAGTGGCTGCTACTGGGTGACCGCCAGGGGCCGCTGGCCTGGTTTGGCCTGGACGACCGCCTGCGCGAGGAAGCCCCGGCCCTGCTCGCCGCCTGCAAGGCGCGAGGCTGGCGCACGCTGCTGCTGTCGGGCGACAGTTCGCCGATGGTCGCCGAAGTGGCCGCGCAACTGGGTATCGACCAGGCCATTGGTGGCCTGCGCCCGGACGACAAGCTGGACCGGCTGAAGGCGCTGCAGGCGGCCGGGCGCAAGGTGCTGATGCTCGGCGACGGGGTCAACGACGTGCCAGTGCTGGCCGCCGCCGACATCAGCATCGCCATGGGCAGCGCCACCGACCTTGCCAAGACCAGCGCCGACGCCGTGCTGCTGTCCAACCGCTTGCAAGCCCTGGTGCAGGCCTTCGACCTGGCCCGCCGCACCCGCCGCAACATCCTCGAGAACCTGCTGTGGGCCACCCTGTATAATGGCCTGATGTTGCCGTTTGCCGCGCTCGGCTGGATCACCCCGGTGTGGGCCGCCATCGGCATGTCGGTCAGCTCGCTGATCGTGGTGCTCAATGCCCTGCGCCTGACCCGCATGCCGCTGGTATCGGGCTTGCCGAAAACCGAAGCACCCTTGCCCGGGAGGAAGTCGCCATGCCCGCCCTCTATGTCATGA
- a CDS encoding FixH family protein: MPAATAASPWYKHLWPWIIIGILTTSVCLSLTMVSIAVRNPDNLVNDNYYEAGKGINRSLDRELLAQQLSLKATVHLDELTGEVDLRLTGSSGPQNLELNLISPTQAEKDRKVLLTRVDAGRYVGQLEDKVDGRRFVELLGSEGGHVWRLFEEEKVEHGVTLQLGDEAIQGAEHL; the protein is encoded by the coding sequence ATGCCTGCCGCTACCGCCGCCAGCCCTTGGTACAAGCACCTCTGGCCCTGGATCATCATCGGCATCCTCACCACCTCGGTGTGCCTGAGCCTGACCATGGTCAGCATTGCCGTGCGCAACCCGGACAACCTGGTGAACGACAACTACTACGAGGCCGGCAAAGGCATCAACCGTTCGCTGGACCGCGAACTGCTGGCGCAGCAACTGAGCCTGAAGGCCACCGTGCACCTGGACGAGTTGACCGGCGAAGTGGACCTGCGCCTGACCGGCAGCAGTGGCCCGCAAAACCTGGAGCTGAACCTGATTTCGCCCACCCAGGCGGAGAAGGACCGCAAGGTACTGCTCACCAGGGTCGACGCGGGGCGCTATGTGGGGCAGCTGGAGGACAAGGTCGACGGGCGCCGCTTTGTCGAGCTGCTGGGCAGTGAAGGTGGCCACGTGTGGCGCTTGTTCGAAGAGGAAAAAGTGGAGCATGGTGTGACCTTGCAGCTGGGTGACGAAGCTATCCAAGGCGCTGAGCACCTGTAG
- the ccoG gene encoding cytochrome c oxidase accessory protein CcoG, with translation MSKQIPVHDVTPPASKGKDSVDLYASREKIYTRAFTGLFRRLRMVGGAVLFLLYFGTVWLNWGGHQAVWWNLPERKFYIFGATIWPQDFILLSGILIVAAFGLFFVTVYAGRVWCGYTCPQSVWTWIFMWCEKVTEGDRNQRMKLDKAPMSSNKFLRKFAKHSLWLLIGFVTGMTFVGYFSPIRELVIEFFTGQADGWAYFWVGFFTLATYGNAGWLREQVCVYMCPYARFQSVMFDKDTLIVSYDPRRGETRGPRKKDTDYKAQGLGDCIDCTMCVQVCPTGIDIRDGLQIECIGCAACIDACDSIMDKMNYPKGLISYTTEHNLSGQKTHMLRPRLIGYAAVLLVMIIGLATAFATRSLVGFDVSKDRVLYRENAQGRIENVYSLKVMNKDQRDHVYVLDAAGLPDLKLEGQREIRVAAGDIVSLPVQLSVAPEKLPSTTNEITFTLKSADDSDAQVEAKSRFIGPQIR, from the coding sequence ATGAGCAAGCAAATTCCGGTACATGATGTGACCCCGCCTGCCAGCAAAGGGAAGGATTCCGTCGACCTCTACGCCTCCCGGGAAAAAATCTACACCCGCGCCTTCACCGGCCTGTTCCGTCGCCTGCGCATGGTCGGCGGTGCGGTGCTGTTTTTGCTGTACTTCGGCACCGTGTGGCTGAACTGGGGCGGCCACCAGGCCGTATGGTGGAACCTGCCCGAGCGCAAGTTCTACATCTTCGGCGCCACCATCTGGCCGCAGGACTTCATCCTGCTGTCGGGCATCCTGATCGTCGCCGCCTTCGGCCTGTTCTTCGTCACCGTGTACGCAGGCCGCGTATGGTGCGGCTACACCTGCCCGCAAAGCGTGTGGACGTGGATTTTCATGTGGTGCGAAAAGGTCACGGAAGGCGACCGCAACCAGCGCATGAAGCTCGACAAAGCCCCCATGAGCAGCAACAAGTTCCTGCGCAAGTTTGCCAAGCACAGCCTGTGGCTGCTGATCGGCTTTGTCACCGGCATGACCTTTGTCGGCTATTTCTCGCCCATCCGCGAGCTGGTCATCGAATTCTTCACCGGTCAGGCCGATGGCTGGGCCTACTTCTGGGTCGGCTTCTTCACCCTCGCCACCTACGGCAACGCCGGCTGGCTGCGCGAGCAGGTGTGCGTGTACATGTGCCCCTATGCACGCTTCCAGAGCGTGATGTTCGACAAGGACACGCTGATCGTGTCCTACGACCCGCGTCGTGGCGAAACCCGCGGGCCACGTAAAAAAGACACCGACTACAAGGCCCAAGGCCTGGGCGACTGCATCGACTGCACAATGTGCGTTCAAGTCTGCCCCACCGGCATCGACATCCGTGACGGCCTGCAGATCGAGTGCATCGGTTGCGCCGCTTGCATCGATGCCTGCGACAGCATCATGGACAAGATGAACTACCCCAAGGGGCTGATCAGCTACACCACCGAACACAACCTGTCCGGGCAAAAAACCCACATGCTGCGCCCACGCCTGATCGGCTATGCCGCAGTGCTGCTGGTGATGATCATTGGCCTTGCGACTGCCTTCGCCACCCGCTCGCTGGTTGGCTTCGACGTCAGCAAGGACCGCGTGCTGTACCGCGAGAACGCCCAGGGCCGGATCGAAAACGTGTACAGCCTGAAAGTGATGAACAAGGACCAGCGCGACCACGTCTACGTACTGGACGCTGCCGGCCTGCCGGACCTCAAGCTTGAAGGCCAGCGCGAGATCCGCGTGGCTGCCGGTGATATCGTCAGCCTGCCGGTGCAGCTGTCGGTCGCGCCCGAGAAACTGCCATCGACCACCAACGAAATCACCTTCACCCTCAAAAGCGCCGACGACAGCGACGCCCAGGTTGAAGCCAAGAGCCGCTTCATCGGCCCACAGATCCGCTGA
- the ccoP gene encoding cytochrome-c oxidase, cbb3-type subunit III, protein MTTFWSLYVTVLTLGTIFSLTWLLLSTRKGQREEVTDETVGHAFDGIEEYDNPLPKWWFWLFVGTIIFALGYLVLYPGLGNWKGILPGYSYLDNDKQTEFSNGQPGWTGVHEWEKEMAKADARFGPIFAKFAAMPIEEVAKDPQALKMGARLFASNCSVCHGSDAKGAFGFPNLTDNDWRWGGEPETIKTTIMGGRHGVMPAWAEVIGDQGVADVAAFVVSKLDGRTLPEGAKADAENGQKIFAANCVACHGPEGKGTPAMGAPNLTHPQAFIYGSSFAQLQQTIRYGRQGQMPAQEQLQGNDKVHLLAAYVYSLSQRDQAQAKAE, encoded by the coding sequence ATGACAACCTTCTGGAGTCTGTACGTTACCGTCCTGACCCTGGGCACCATCTTCTCGTTGACCTGGCTGCTGCTGTCGACCCGCAAGGGCCAGCGTGAAGAGGTCACCGACGAAACCGTCGGGCATGCCTTCGATGGCATCGAGGAATACGACAACCCGCTGCCAAAATGGTGGTTCTGGCTGTTCGTCGGCACCATCATCTTCGCCCTCGGCTACCTGGTGCTGTACCCGGGCCTGGGCAACTGGAAAGGCATCCTGCCGGGCTACTCGTACCTGGATAACGACAAGCAGACCGAGTTTTCCAACGGCCAGCCGGGCTGGACCGGCGTGCACGAGTGGGAAAAGGAAATGGCCAAGGCCGACGCCCGCTTCGGGCCGATCTTCGCCAAGTTCGCCGCCATGCCCATCGAAGAGGTGGCCAAGGACCCGCAGGCACTGAAAATGGGCGCGCGGCTGTTCGCTTCCAACTGCTCGGTATGCCACGGTTCCGACGCCAAGGGCGCCTTCGGCTTCCCCAACCTGACCGACAACGACTGGCGCTGGGGCGGCGAGCCGGAAACCATCAAGACCACCATCATGGGCGGCCGCCACGGCGTGATGCCAGCCTGGGCCGAAGTGATCGGTGATCAGGGCGTGGCCGACGTGGCGGCATTCGTGGTCAGCAAGCTCGATGGCCGCACCCTGCCTGAGGGCGCGAAGGCCGACGCCGAGAACGGCCAGAAGATCTTCGCCGCCAACTGCGTGGCCTGCCACGGGCCAGAAGGCAAAGGTACCCCAGCCATGGGTGCACCGAACCTGACCCACCCACAGGCGTTCATCTACGGTTCGAGCTTTGCCCAGCTGCAGCAGACCATTCGCTATGGTCGCCAAGGCCAGATGCCCGCCCAGGAACAGTTGCAGGGTAATGACAAAGTGCACCTGCTGGCGGCTTATGTTTACAGCCTGTCGCAACGGGACCAGGCGCAGGCCAAGGCCGAGTAA
- a CDS encoding CcoQ/FixQ family Cbb3-type cytochrome c oxidase assembly chaperone → MDIGMIRGLGTVVVMVAFVGLALWVFNPRRKKDFDEATQLPFADDPEATRHVEQAKASGSKKQ, encoded by the coding sequence ATGGATATCGGGATGATTCGCGGCCTGGGCACCGTCGTGGTGATGGTGGCCTTCGTGGGCCTGGCGCTGTGGGTGTTCAACCCACGGCGTAAAAAGGACTTCGACGAAGCGACCCAACTGCCCTTCGCGGATGACCCCGAGGCCACCCGGCACGTCGAGCAAGCAAAAGCTTCTGGGAGCAAAAAACAATGA
- the ccoO gene encoding cytochrome-c oxidase, cbb3-type subunit II gives MKHEAVEKNIGLLAFFMVIAVSVGGLTQIVPLFFQDVTNKPVEGMKPRTALEVEGRDIYIREGCVGCHSQMIRPFRAETERYGHYSVAGESVWDHPFLWGSKRTGPDLARVGGRYSDDWHRAHLYNPRNVVPESKMPSYPWLVENKLDGKDTAKKLEVLRTLGTPYTDADIAGARDAVKGKTEMDAIVAYLQGLGTIIKSKR, from the coding sequence ATGAAGCATGAAGCCGTCGAGAAGAACATAGGCCTGCTGGCCTTCTTCATGGTCATCGCCGTCAGCGTCGGTGGCCTGACCCAGATCGTCCCGCTGTTTTTCCAGGACGTCACCAACAAGCCGGTCGAAGGCATGAAGCCGCGCACCGCGTTGGAGGTGGAAGGCCGTGATATCTACATCCGCGAGGGCTGCGTAGGCTGCCATTCGCAGATGATCCGCCCGTTCCGCGCCGAAACCGAGCGCTACGGCCACTACTCGGTGGCCGGTGAGAGCGTGTGGGACCACCCGTTCCTGTGGGGCTCCAAGCGTACCGGGCCGGACCTGGCCCGCGTTGGCGGCCGCTACTCCGATGACTGGCACCGTGCGCACTTGTACAACCCGCGCAACGTGGTGCCGGAATCGAAGATGCCGTCCTACCCGTGGCTGGTCGAGAACAAGCTCGATGGCAAGGACACCGCGAAGAAGCTGGAGGTGCTGCGCACACTCGGTACCCCGTACACCGATGCCGACATTGCCGGCGCGCGTGACGCGGTCAAGGGCAAGACCGAAATGGACGCCATCGTCGCGTACCTGCAGGGTCTTGGCACCATCATCAAGAGCAAACGGTGA